Below is a window of Lacibacter sp. H407 DNA.
TCATCCAGTTTTGCCTTTTTGCTCATCGAAACAAATATAGAGTAAATTAAAAAGTAACAGGACTGTACAGGATAACTGTTCGCTCTATAACCCTTTACTTTATATGCTGTTTAAATGCTGTATAAAAATGAGAATCCTCCAAACGGTTGCTCCGCTGTTCGTACATTCATGCTCCTGCCATTTCCCGATTTTATTGAGGCGATTCAATTCTAAAAGAAATACGATGAAACTATTGCTGATTGCTTTGCTGATCTCTTCTTCTGCTTTTGCTCAAACAGCAACCATCAATGTTGATCTGAAAAAAGAAACAGGTGACATGACGCCTGTATGGGCATGGTTTGGTTATGATGAACCAAACTATACTTACATGAAAGATGGCAAGAAACTTTTGTCAGAGATCGCTGCACTAAGCCCCGTGCCCGTTTATGTACGAGCACATAGTTTATTGGTAACAGGTGATGGAGTGGCCGCATTAAAATGGGGAAGCACCAATGCATATACTGAAGATGCAAACGGTCATCCCATTTACAACTGGAAAATCATTGACAGTATTTTTGATACGTATGTGCAACGTGGAATGAAACCGTTGGCGCAAATTGGTTTTATGCCCGAAGCATTATCAACCAATCCGCAACCATATAAACATGATTGGAAACCCGGTGATCCTTATTTCAAGATCATTACTGGTTGGGCATATCCACCAAAAGATTATAGCAAATGGGCCGAGTTGGTTTTTCAATGGGTAAAGCATAGTGTAGAACGTTACGGACAAAAAGAAGTAGAGAGCTGGTATTGGGAATTATGGAACGAGCCGAATGGTTACTGGAAAGGAACAAAAGATGAATTCTTTAAACTATACGATTATACAGCCGATGCAGTAAAGCGTGCATTGCCCACTGCAAAAATCGGCGGTATCAATATTGCGGGCACTGCAAGCAAAGGTGCACAGGAGTGGCTGCATGCATTTGTAAAACATTGTTACAGCGATACGAATTATGTTACAAAGAAAATAGGTTCACCTGTTGATGCTATTTTGTTTCATGCAAAAGGTTCGCCACGTGTTGTGAATGGTCATGTGCAGATGAATATGGGAACACAGTTAAGAGATATTAATGCAGGGTTTAAATTTGTTGCATCGTATCCGCAGTTAAAAAATCTTCCCATCATCATTGGAGAATCTGATCCGGAAGGTTGTGCTGCATGTGGAATGCACACCAACCCGGAAAATGCATATCGTAACGGTACGATGTTCTCCAGTTACACCGCAGCTTCTTTTGCACGCAAATATTTATTGGCCGATTCGTTCAACGTAAATTTTCTCGGCGCCGTATCATGGGCATTTGAATTTGAAAATCAACCCTGGTTCTATGGATTTCGTGATTTGGCAACAAACGGTGTAGATAAACCGGTGCTGAATGTGTTTCGCATGTTTGGTATGATGAAAGGAAAAAGATTAGTGGTACAAGGCAACCAGATGTACGATCTGAAAACAATGGTTGATTCAAGTGTAAGAAGAAAGTATAATGATGTTGGTGGATTGGCTGCGAAAGACAAACGTTCAGCAACTGTACTATTGTGGAATTATCATGATGATGATGTAAAGAATGCCGCATTACCTGTTGCAGTAAACATCAACGGATTACCAGCAGCAACTGTAACAGTTACAGAATACCGCATTGATGATGAGCACAGCAATTCATACGAAGTGTGGAAGAAAATGGGTTCACCACAAAACCCGACAAAAGAACAGATTGCGATATTAGAAAAAGCAGGACAGTTAAAAACAATCGGTGCATCGAAGAAATTGAAAGTAACAAATGGAGTGTTGAACATAAAACTATCATTACCACAGCAAGGAGTAAGCTTGTTGAAATTAGATTGGTGATGATCATAAATTACAAATCATGAAACAGATTTTTATCATTGCAGCAGTATGTATGTCGATGTGTGCATCTGCACAGATTGGCAAACGTTTTCCTTCTGAACGGAAAGAAGTGATCGATCCTATTACAGGAACAAAACTGTTGTTCTTAACAAGCACTCCTGCAGGCGATTCAAAAATTTATCAAACACATAATCAATGGACAAGTGATGGAGAGTGGCTCATCTTCCGCAGCAACCGTGCAAGAAATGAAGCATTGGCTGTGAATGAAAAAACAGGCGACATGGTGCAGGTAACAGAAGGGGGTTATATGGGTATGTTGAATGTGGCTCGCAAAAGCATGAAGTTATATTTTATGCGTTCATCACAACGGGATAGTGTAAGAAGAACTCCCGGCGATACAACCCGCAGAAGAAATCCTGTTCCATTACAAATCATTGAAGTTGATCTCGCAAAAGTATTTGCTGATAGTAAAGCAGGCAAGATGCAACCTGCACATATTTATCAACGTATTTGCGGAACAATTCCGTTAGAACTCGAAGGTGGTGGTGATATGGCATTGGATGGTGATGAAGAGTGGGCTTATTTCCGTGTTGGCAAAAATGCAGCAGCAAAACATTTGGCAGCAGGCACAAAACCGGCCGATAATTTCGGGCCACGTAATATGGGTGCAGGACCAAACGGTATTGCAGCGATGAATGTATTTACAGGCGAAATAAAATATGTAGTTTCTGTTCCGTTTCAGATCGGACATATACAAACCAATCCATGGATGCCCGGTGAAATTGTGTTTTGTTGGGAAACAGGTGGTAAGTCGCCACAACGTACCTGGACGGTGATGAGTGATGGTACCGGTCTTCGTCCATTGTATCCTGAAGCAGATTACGAATGGGTAACACATGAAGCAGTAATTGGAAAAGATGAAGTGGCAATAGCGATCATGGGTCACCGTAAGATTCCCGGCAGCAATAAAGAAGTAGCGGCAGGTACAGATGTTGGCGGTGCTAATCCCGGGCAAGATCCTGCATGGGGCCCAAGCGGTACAAGAGAAAAACCAACAGGTCTTGCTATTGTGAATCTTCGTACAAGAGAAACCATTATTGCAGGACAAACAAAAAGCGGCAGTGGTTTGTGGCATGTGAGTGGATCGCCTGATGGACGTTGGGCAGTAGGTGATGATTTTACAAGAAACATTTATCTGATTGATCGGCATACAAGTGAAATGATCTTGTTATCAACAGGGCATAAGGTAACAGCAGGTGATCATCCGCATCCAACGATGAGTCCGGATGGAACAAAAATTCAGATCCAGTCAGCCATGTTATCGGCTGATGGTCGATCAATGAACATTTGTATTATTCCTGTACCTGAGGCATGGTTGAAGAGAACGTATAATAAAGTGAGATAAAAAAGAATTACTGTCGATTAAATGAAGCCGAAAAGCCGATAAAATAAGTACATTGCGGCCCTGAAATATTCCATGTTCTTATGCGAAAGGTCATTAATCCGAGATTATTTACGCTGGCATTGACCATTATTGCTTTGGAGTGCACGATGGTTTGGCATCGTGCAAAGCTGCCATTCAATGTTGCGTACGTTATCATTGTCGTGAATTTCCTCTACTTTAACTTCATCTTTTTTCCCGATGTACGGAGAAGGTACCGTGCACTAAAGCAAACCGGCAAATAGCAGGATTGTGCAGGATACTCTACATTCTTTTATAGCTTTACTTTAAAGGCTGTTTAAAAGCTGTATAAAATGAAATTTCTCACAACGGTTGCTCTGCTGTTCGCTACTGTAATGTCTTTGCATGCACAGGAAGTTCTTGAAACCGGTGGTAGAAAAATGCCGGACGAATGGATCGATAAAGACACAAAACATCGTGTAGTTAAGTTAACAAGAATGGAAGGCAGGAGCAATCTCAGCTTCTACTTTCACAACAATCCCTTCATCGGTAGCTCGATGGTTTTTTACAGCAGCAACAAAAACAATGTTGATAGTGTACGCAAACAGGAAATCTCCACTGTTGTATCTGGTAACCGCCAAATCCATTTACTCGATCTCAAAACATTAAAAAGTGAACAATTGACTTATCATCGCTTGCCGATGAATGGTGAGATCGTTGATAACAAAAAAGGAATCGTTTATTACCAGATAAGAGATACTGTATTTAGTGTTAATGCAAAAACAAAAGAAGTAAAACAGGTCTTTGTTTTTCCTGCCGATTTTAAAGGAACTGTTACAGCTATTAATGCTGATGGTACATTACTCGGTGGTGCCAAATCAAGCGACGAAGAAAAAGAACTGTTTAAAAAATATCCCAACAAGTCGAGCTACTTCGATATTATTTATGAAGCAAAGCTTCCACGCACGTTATTCATCATCAATATAAAGACGAAAGAATTGGATAAAGTGCACAGCGATAGTGCATGGTTGAATCATGTGCAGTTCTCAACCACTGATCCAAACTTATTAATGTTTTGTCACGAAGGGCCCTGGCATAAAGTAAACCGTATCTGGACCATTGATGTAAAGACAAAGAAGATCACACAGATCCACAAACGCATCATGGATATGGAAATTGCAGGACATGAGTGGCCAAGTGTTGATGGTAAAACCATCTGGTACGATCTGCAACAACCACGCAGTACCAAATTTTATGTGGAAGGTCACAATGTAAACACAGGACAAAAAACAAAATACGAATTGCAGCGTGATGAGTGGAGTATTCACTTCAACAGTAACAAAGACAATTCATTGTTTTGTGGCGATGGTGGTAATGCAGGCCAGGTAGCAAGAGCGAAAGATGGTATGTGGATCTATTTATTCAAACCTGAAGGAGATAAATTTGTTTCAACACGTTTGGTAAATATGAAGAATCATAATTATCGCCTTGAACCAAATGTGCATTTCAGCCCGGATGGTAAATGGGTGATCTTCCGTGCCAACTTTGAAGGCATTGAGAATGTGTATGCTGTCGAGATCAACGAAACAAAATAAACATCAGCTTATCAACATACGAATGAAAAAATTAATCACTCTTCTTTCTTTTAGTTGCTCGATCATCATTGCACAGGCACAACTCAACTGGCCAACAGTTACAAATGTGACCAAACCATGGACTCGTTGGTGGTGGGAAGGAAGTGCAGTGAACAAAGCCGATCTTACCTGGAACTTACAACAATACCAGCAAGCCGGATTAGGTGGTGTGGAGTTAACACCCATCTATGGTGTGGAAGGAACTGAAAAGCAATTCATCGATTTTCTTTCGCCGCAATGGATGCAGATGTTTTCGTTTACACTAAACGAATCAAAGCGGTTAGGGCTTGGTGTTGATCTGGCAAACGGAACAGGTTGGCCTTTCGGCGGACCATGGGTAAAAGATGAAGATGCAAGCAAAACTATTCTTTATAAAACCTTTACTGTAAAAGCCGGTGAACAATTAAACGAAGCTGTTGAATACAAACAGGAAGGATTCATCCGCACAGCCAATAACAAACCTGCAACATTCGACCAGGTATTGAAACCTGTATGGACAAATAAGAATCTGCAGGCATTGGCCTTGGATCAGATTCAATATCCCGGCAAATTACCTTTGCAAACATTGATCGCTTATTCCGATAAAAATGAAACGATTGATCTTACAACAAAGGTTGATGCAAACGGAAAATTAAACTGGACCGCTCCAACTGGTAACTGGACATTGTATGCATTGTTTCAAGGCCTGCATGGCAAGATGGTTGAACGTGCAGCACCAGGTGGTGAAGGCTATGCCATCGATCATTTTTCGTTACAGGCAGCAACGAACTATTTCAAAAAGTTTGACGCTTCGTTTAAAGGTTATGATATTTCTTATCTCCGTTCCTTCTTCAACGATTCGTATGAAGTGGATGATGCAAGAGGACAAAGCAACTGGACACCAACATTCTTTGCTGAATTTAAAAAGCGCAAAGGTTATGATCTCAAAACACAATTGCCTGCACTGTTTGGAAAAGACACACCCGAAAAATACAGCCGTGTGATCTATGATTACCGTTCGGTGATTGATGAACTCTTGCTGGAACATTTTACCATGACATGGAAAAAATGGGCAGGTACAAAAGGAAAGATGCTGC
It encodes the following:
- a CDS encoding GH39 family glycosyl hydrolase, which gives rise to MKLLLIALLISSSAFAQTATINVDLKKETGDMTPVWAWFGYDEPNYTYMKDGKKLLSEIAALSPVPVYVRAHSLLVTGDGVAALKWGSTNAYTEDANGHPIYNWKIIDSIFDTYVQRGMKPLAQIGFMPEALSTNPQPYKHDWKPGDPYFKIITGWAYPPKDYSKWAELVFQWVKHSVERYGQKEVESWYWELWNEPNGYWKGTKDEFFKLYDYTADAVKRALPTAKIGGINIAGTASKGAQEWLHAFVKHCYSDTNYVTKKIGSPVDAILFHAKGSPRVVNGHVQMNMGTQLRDINAGFKFVASYPQLKNLPIIIGESDPEGCAACGMHTNPENAYRNGTMFSSYTAASFARKYLLADSFNVNFLGAVSWAFEFENQPWFYGFRDLATNGVDKPVLNVFRMFGMMKGKRLVVQGNQMYDLKTMVDSSVRRKYNDVGGLAAKDKRSATVLLWNYHDDDVKNAALPVAVNINGLPAATVTVTEYRIDDEHSNSYEVWKKMGSPQNPTKEQIAILEKAGQLKTIGASKKLKVTNGVLNIKLSLPQQGVSLLKLDW
- a CDS encoding oligogalacturonate lyase family protein; the protein is MKFLTTVALLFATVMSLHAQEVLETGGRKMPDEWIDKDTKHRVVKLTRMEGRSNLSFYFHNNPFIGSSMVFYSSNKNNVDSVRKQEISTVVSGNRQIHLLDLKTLKSEQLTYHRLPMNGEIVDNKKGIVYYQIRDTVFSVNAKTKEVKQVFVFPADFKGTVTAINADGTLLGGAKSSDEEKELFKKYPNKSSYFDIIYEAKLPRTLFIINIKTKELDKVHSDSAWLNHVQFSTTDPNLLMFCHEGPWHKVNRIWTIDVKTKKITQIHKRIMDMEIAGHEWPSVDGKTIWYDLQQPRSTKFYVEGHNVNTGQKTKYELQRDEWSIHFNSNKDNSLFCGDGGNAGQVARAKDGMWIYLFKPEGDKFVSTRLVNMKNHNYRLEPNVHFSPDGKWVIFRANFEGIENVYAVEINETK